A genomic region of Oncorhynchus mykiss isolate Arlee chromosome 4, USDA_OmykA_1.1, whole genome shotgun sequence contains the following coding sequences:
- the fam110c gene encoding protein FAM110C, which yields MTNKGVDATRILEKGPEYLRKQMELESEETGRMSAVEMLAASKKQYVKSQQVFNSIQEPVVSFGSASVSSNGSSNRGSDMNCRNSGRNSPAGTSSVQGGPSPPEDKNAVHRTSSKRRDSLLLYRQKCELVKASTREKNKLNLGRRLLLSSLDKASLLPEASGKECEAEEMYTKFTTPEGLAKECDSKAGYSKPIQPETQSLSTDEEWTDINVSPGVMQRPTHKRVAEVQRRTRKGVGRSHSDISSRYSKNFADFDAFFKYCGLNGEVIESLGKENFSACSDERVNKIRSVSISTSDDGFTRNSGEDSNEGLLEEEMHETVRQGTSVIERNARIIKWLYSCKNAKESGKKLRDLN from the coding sequence ATGACTAACAAAGGTGTAGATGCCACTCGAATTCTAGAGAAGGGTCCGGAATACCTTCGGAAACAGATGGAACTGGAGAGCGAGGAGACGGGACGCATGAGCGCAGTGGAGATGCTTGCCGCAAGTAAAAAACAGTATGTCAAAAGTCAACAGGTGTTCAACTCGATACAGGAGCCCGTGGTTAGTTTTGGATCTGCCTCTGTTAGTAGTAACGGATCGTCTAACCGGGGCTCCGACATGAACTGTAGGAACAGTGGGAGGAATTCGCCTGCGGGTACAAGCAGTGTGCAAGGAGGGCCTTCGCCGCCGGAGGACAAAAATGCGGTGCATCGGACGAGCTCCAAAAGAAGAGACTCACTTTTACTGTACCGACAGAAATGTGAACTTGTGAAAGCATCGACGCGTGAGAAAAATAAACTGAATTTGGGGCGCAGGTTGTTGCTCAGCTCTCTGGATAAGGCAAGTTTACTACCTGAGGCATCAGGTAAGGAATGTGAGGCAGAGGAAATGTATACCAAATTTACGACACCCGAAGGACTTGCCAAGGAATGTGATTCAAAGGCTGGCTATTCGAAACCCATACAGCCAGAAACACAATCTCTATCCACAGATGAAGAATGGACGGACATAAACGTGTCCCCAGGTGTGATGCAGAGACCCACTCACAAAAGAGTAGCGGAAGTTCAGAGGAGGACTCGCAAAGGGGTCGGCCGTTCTCACTCTGACATCAGCTCAAGATATTCCAAAAACTTTGCCGACTTTGATGCCTTCTTCAAATACTGCGGACTGAATGGCGAAGTCATTGAGTCCCTGGGCAAAGAGAACTTTTCCGCATGTTCGGATGAACGTGTCAATAAAATCCGAAGCGTCAGCATCTCGACGTCAGATGACGGGTTCACACGGAATAGTGGCGAGGACAGTAACGAAGGATTACTGGAAGAGGAGATGCATGAAACTGTTCGACAGGGGACATCGGTCATTGAGCGCAATGCCAGGATTATAAAATGGCTGTACAGCTGTAAAAATGCCAAAGAGTCTGGGAAGAAATTACGAGATCTAAACTGA